The nucleotide sequence AATCATACCTAAGAAAAAGTTCAACAACCAAAAGTCTTGAAATCAATGTGGTGAAATCTTTACCAGCACATTGTTTATTCCCAACAGTTGGAGATTGAGATTCTGGTCCATTAGACCAAAGCACATGTTTCAACAATTTCTCACCTTCATCACCAACAAATCTATCTGCAACAAATTCCTCAGCTCTTTCAAAAATCTTAGGATCTTTAGTAGCAAAAGGTTGATATCCTAACAACAATTCACCTTTCTTAACTAAAAAACCATTCTCATGATTTTCAATCACCATATCCCTTTTTGCTCTTCCAAATTGTAATGGAACCGGTGGATCAATACGAAAAGCTTCGTATACCACCGATTTCATCAACGGCATATTCTCCATGGCCGCCATAGTAATTTCCCCGCCAGCAGATCTTACTGCCTCTCTAATTTCCGTTGCTAATTTTGTATGCAACCTCACTCCACCGCGCCCGATCCATTTCATCAAATTAGGGAAAAACAGCTTCATCCCGCCAAACGAATTAAAACATGTTGCGAATAATAGATTATGACAAGCCTCCTCTTTTGAAACATCCAAACGCTCTGCTTCCTCAAGAGCAAATCCCGAGGAAGCATAAAAGAAATCATAAAGTCTTTGGTAATCTTTCTTAATGAGCCGAAATGGTAGACGAAAATTATGTATCATAGAATCTTCCACAAATTTCGGTAGGCCCAGTTTCAAAACTGGACCTAACTGAAACAAAACCCATTTCTGAACCATTTTTGGACCGTCAAGTCCAAGTTCGGTGTCCACAGGGTTAACACCGAACAAAGCACGGTTCAAGAAATTAAATGCAGCTTGATCATTATTATCAGCAAAACTAGCGTGACCATTTTCAGCAAGTTGATTTTCCAAAGCATTAAAAAACTCTCTGTAACATGACTGAAACTCTGGAATAACATGACGGCTACGTGATTTAAGGAGAAAAAACATCAACTTCTTGAGCTGTTCATGTTTTGGTTCAGAAGGATCAAGGTAAGATAAAACTCTATAACCACCAGTGAGTTCTGTAGAAGGTGTGTATGTACCTGTGAATACATCGGTTTTATCGATCTTCGATGCGTCGAAGAGGACGGGGAAGCTTTTGCCATCAAGGAGGACAACAACGTTAGGGTTTTGAGCTATGAAAGGACCAGGTGGAACGTTAGTGCGGAAGATAGTTGACTGGTATTTTTGGATACGTGATTTGAAGTATTCATCACGACCTTGGTTGTAGAAATAGTCTAAACGGTCTTTGTATGGTTGGATGAATGGGATGCCATAGTCACCAGGGATTTTACGGATCGGAAGTTTGGTTGTTTGTGGTTGAGAGATGGAGACTTGGAAGGG is from Medicago truncatula cultivar Jemalong A17 chromosome 1, MtrunA17r5.0-ANR, whole genome shotgun sequence and encodes:
- the LOC25482089 gene encoding allene oxide synthase 1, chloroplastic, with the protein product MASSTLSTPSPNLLKHQNRPSSTTSSRRSSTFLPPIRSSVSEKPPFQVSISQPQTTKLPIRKIPGDYGIPFIQPYKDRLDYFYNQGRDEYFKSRIQKYQSTIFRTNVPPGPFIAQNPNVVVLLDGKSFPVLFDASKIDKTDVFTGTYTPSTELTGGYRVLSYLDPSEPKHEQLKKLMFFLLKSRSRHVIPEFQSCYREFFNALENQLAENGHASFADNNDQAAFNFLNRALFGVNPVDTELGLDGPKMVQKWVLFQLGPVLKLGLPKFVEDSMIHNFRLPFRLIKKDYQRLYDFFYASSGFALEEAERLDVSKEEACHNLLFATCFNSFGGMKLFFPNLMKWIGRGGVRLHTKLATEIREAVRSAGGEITMAAMENMPLMKSVVYEAFRIDPPVPLQFGRAKRDMVIENHENGFLVKKGELLLGYQPFATKDPKIFERAEEFVADRFVGDEGEKLLKHVLWSNGPESQSPTVGNKQCAGKDFTTLISRLLVVELFLRYDSFEIQVGNSPLGPSITLTSLKRSSF